Proteins found in one Candidatus Poribacteria bacterium genomic segment:
- a CDS encoding Gfo/Idh/MocA family oxidoreductase, with amino-acid sequence MYKCAFLGCGGRARAHAHAYQHIERGEIVALCDMNEELLNSFGDDFGVEKRYTDIHEMLDKERPDLLHIVTAPVLRGTNELIRYPLMNIASEHEVPAAIVEKPIAVMGEDWRQLSDLCENTKTKFAVNTQLNFHPPNLKLKADVSAGAIGDLDFIDASARSTPIDQGPHVLQLVSSYIDNSRPVKVFGQVSGGEHLDSAQPSPDHATASISYANGVRALVTFGTKGSPEISDHESVFQHKRVRVFGKRGFIHWWMYGWERNTPTDGYSRGEHEYGEQDLLGQAGLTEAMFDWLDDDEKVHPTHLEQSLAEFNAILGIYHSALTHEPVELPFDPPDGLIESLKTLLL; translated from the coding sequence ATGTATAAATGTGCATTTCTGGGTTGTGGCGGACGGGCGCGTGCCCATGCCCACGCATATCAGCATATTGAGCGCGGTGAAATTGTCGCGCTATGCGATATGAACGAAGAGCTGCTCAATAGTTTCGGCGATGACTTTGGGGTTGAAAAACGGTACACGGACATCCATGAAATGTTGGATAAAGAACGTCCTGACCTGCTGCATATCGTGACTGCGCCGGTGCTGCGGGGGACGAACGAATTAATTCGCTATCCGCTGATGAATATCGCATCGGAACATGAGGTGCCTGCCGCGATTGTGGAAAAGCCGATCGCGGTGATGGGAGAGGATTGGCGTCAACTGAGCGACCTATGCGAGAATACCAAGACCAAATTCGCAGTGAATACGCAGCTCAATTTTCATCCACCGAATCTGAAATTAAAGGCTGATGTCTCCGCTGGAGCGATTGGAGATCTCGACTTTATTGATGCCAGTGCGCGTTCAACGCCGATTGATCAGGGACCGCATGTACTGCAGCTAGTCTCCTCGTACATCGACAATTCGCGTCCGGTCAAGGTTTTCGGTCAGGTCTCAGGGGGCGAACATCTGGATTCCGCCCAACCGTCGCCCGATCATGCCACAGCGTCGATCTCGTATGCCAACGGAGTTCGGGCGTTAGTTACATTTGGTACAAAAGGCTCGCCCGAAATTAGCGATCACGAATCGGTGTTCCAGCACAAACGGGTCCGCGTATTTGGGAAGCGCGGGTTTATCCATTGGTGGATGTACGGATGGGAACGCAACACACCGACGGACGGCTATAGTCGTGGAGAACACGAGTACGGTGAGCAGGATCTCTTGGGGCAGGCGGGTCTCACCGAGGCGATGTTTGATTGGCTTGACGATGACGAAAAGGTGCATCCCACCCACTTGGAGCAGTCGCTTGCGGAGTTTAATGCGATTTTGGGGATCTATCATAGTGCGTTGACGCACGAGCCTGTTGAACTGCCGTTTGATCCGCCGGACGGGTTGATTGAGTCGCTCAAAACGCTGCTGCTGTGA
- a CDS encoding DegT/DnrJ/EryC1/StrS family aminotransferase — MANLAINGGTPVRTEPYPSWPTFDDNDLKIFEEIYRSGVWGTGGSRVPEFEERFAQFQGVKYGVCVNSGTAALFVALKAAGVGLGDEVITTPYTFQATVVSILMANGTPVFVDTLPDGFNIDPSKIEAAITPKTKAVLPVHIAGYPADMDGILEVTERNNLVVVEDCAQAHGAEWRDRGVGGWGHLGCFSFQSSKNLCAGEGGIVLTNDRKLYERAWSIHNCGRSPSESEFETETFGGNFRMTEWQGGLLLSRLRRLDGEVNLRNTNMRSLDAGLGEIPGIKVVPLDSRATRGGCHGYKAIFDPEEFEGISRETFIKAMGAEGVPMRHWYTTPMYREPFMESDLLSAKPDDSNVSCPETEKLCKNGLALSQSILMGTEEDMADIVTAATKIRRYVGELKS, encoded by the coding sequence ATGGCAAATTTAGCGATCAATGGCGGCACGCCGGTTCGGACGGAACCATATCCCTCTTGGCCCACCTTTGACGATAACGACCTCAAAATCTTTGAGGAGATCTATCGAAGCGGGGTATGGGGCACCGGCGGGTCAAGGGTTCCTGAGTTTGAGGAGCGTTTCGCTCAATTCCAGGGCGTAAAATATGGTGTCTGCGTGAATAGTGGCACGGCGGCACTGTTTGTCGCACTCAAGGCTGCGGGTGTCGGGCTTGGCGACGAGGTTATCACAACCCCGTACACCTTCCAAGCGACGGTGGTGTCAATTCTGATGGCGAACGGAACACCGGTGTTTGTGGATACGCTCCCCGACGGTTTTAACATTGATCCATCAAAAATCGAGGCGGCGATCACACCGAAGACCAAAGCTGTCTTGCCGGTTCATATTGCAGGCTATCCCGCCGATATGGACGGGATTTTAGAAGTTACGGAACGGAACAACCTTGTTGTGGTTGAGGACTGCGCCCAAGCGCATGGCGCGGAGTGGCGGGACAGAGGGGTCGGCGGTTGGGGACATCTCGGTTGTTTTAGTTTTCAATCTTCCAAGAATTTATGTGCGGGCGAGGGTGGTATTGTTCTGACCAACGATCGGAAACTGTATGAACGCGCGTGGTCGATTCACAACTGTGGACGCTCTCCGTCCGAGTCCGAGTTTGAGACGGAAACGTTCGGCGGAAACTTCCGGATGACGGAGTGGCAGGGCGGATTGTTGCTATCACGTCTTAGGCGGTTGGATGGCGAGGTCAACCTACGCAATACAAATATGCGTTCTCTGGATGCTGGGTTGGGAGAAATCCCCGGCATCAAGGTGGTGCCGCTCGATTCACGCGCCACCCGCGGCGGCTGTCACGGCTATAAGGCGATTTTCGACCCAGAGGAATTTGAGGGCATCTCCCGCGAAACATTCATCAAGGCGATGGGGGCGGAGGGGGTTCCAATGCGACATTGGTACACGACACCGATGTATCGAGAACCGTTTATGGAATCGGATCTCTTGAGTGCGAAACCTGATGATTCAAACGTCTCCTGTCCAGAGACGGAAAAGCTGTGTAAAAACGGTTTGGCGCTCAGCCAGAGCATTCTGATGGGAACTGAGGAAGATATGGCGGATATTGTCACGGCAGCAACAAAGATCCGTCGTTATGTGGGCGAATTGAAGTCCTGA
- a CDS encoding DUF2250 domain-containing protein: MHQELTYKLAQCCSPEAGEGIIGYFKEDGTVAVHRPDCASVQYLRLERLLEVTWDEIHAAEKPADIETEDSTFDKLDEVDYLILKHHQEFGLDYSIIVSEMLGLPLEETHKRHRKLRELGGLKRVERRMIQYRKNIVKGKWIKHRNHTYYELTPKGDRWVHWFEKKTQAVSS, encoded by the coding sequence ATGCACCAAGAACTTACCTACAAGCTCGCCCAATGTTGTTCACCGGAGGCAGGGGAGGGCATCATCGGGTATTTTAAGGAGGATGGCACGGTTGCTGTCCATCGCCCCGATTGCGCTTCCGTCCAGTACCTGCGTCTTGAGCGGCTGCTTGAGGTGACGTGGGATGAAATCCATGCAGCGGAGAAGCCTGCCGATATAGAGACGGAAGATTCGACATTTGATAAACTGGATGAAGTGGATTATCTTATCCTGAAACATCATCAGGAATTTGGATTAGACTATTCGATTATTGTCTCGGAGATGCTCGGTCTGCCTCTTGAGGAGACCCACAAACGGCATCGGAAGCTGCGGGAATTGGGTGGCTTGAAACGTGTGGAGAGACGGATGATTCAGTACCGCAAGAACATTGTGAAGGGGAAGTGGATCAAACACCGCAATCATACCTACTATGAATTGACACCCAAAGGGGATCGGTGGGTGCACTGGTTTGAGAAGAAAACACAGGCGGTTTCATCGTAA